atgtgtaggttccagtctattcctggatagttgaaatcacccatgataactgtgttgcctcccttgcagttgcatttgatctcatctatcatttctccatcaatttcttcggactgcccctgggggtcgatagtagatgccgatcttcatttccaatccattggttcctggaattttgacccatagagactctaatttATTCATCATTtcaggcgtgttctctccagtagattcagttccctctttgacatatagggcaacGCCCCcgcctttttgagccactctatctctgcggtatagtttgtatcccggtagcacagtatcCCAGATGTTTTCttcggtccaccatgtttccatgatgccaatgatgtcaaagTTATCCTTTTGTGTTAtagtttctaattcacccatcttgttccttaggctccttgcgttcttGTACATACTCTTAAGTTTGTGGCCTGCtcttttcttgcatttccttccctcttgtgtcccctttgatctgtcttgcctgagatccggtgagtcttccccgttatcttcctgcacggtatcctctgggtataccggttcccgaaccatcgactctctctctctctctctgtcgactgtcggctttccccttcttcctagtttaaaaacttctcaactccTCTCTttatgttgcttgcaagtagcctcgttccgtcgccgctgaggtggagtccgtccttcctgaatagcttgctcttcccccagaacatcatccagttgcgcacaaagtggaatccttcttcctcacatcaGCACTTCATCCACACATtgattgcttgcagctccatctacctcttctcatcagccctgggtatcgtcaggatctccgagaacgctaccttcggtgttctggtcttcagcttccttcctagcatccggaactgatcCTTCAgtagtacttccctgttgtaattcctgttgctcacgttgttagttcccacatggatcaccactgccgtatcttcctctttcacgctgtctatgatcctgtcGATACAGCTCACTATGTCTTTtatcttggctcccggtaggcaggtcaccagccgatccagtctgcttcccgctatgtggctgtcgacttgcctgatgatggagtcccccatgactattgctgtcctctctattgTCTCTTGATTTTCCAGCCGCAcgtccatgtccctggtgtatatccatctctccagccataggtccgtgtccttcgttcccatccattttctctcatcctgATGTTGGCTTACACCGGACTcttcttcttgtgggttccctctgctgtttccagatctcgctgctgtgtcacccatttcttcctggtggttgtccaTCGGGTGGttcacactctctgtaggtgtatctgCAATAATCTTTTTTTATTACCTATATTTGTCTCGGAGGTTCTTTAAATTAATCCTGGATTCTTTACCACCTGAGATACCTACTACAAggtcaggcatggtgcctattgaaaaatactattgcagaagcacaagatctctacattccgaggatttccaaagatcggagaactaaaggcaaaggagaaccggcatggcttaccatacaggtgaaagaagccataaaggtaaagaaggactctttcaaaaaatggaaatgcacgaagacaaccgaagcctggaacaaacataaagatgaacagaagaaatgtcacaaggcggtgagggaagcaaaacaggactatgaggaaaaaatagcccgggaggccaaaaacttcaagcccttctttagatacgtgaaagggaaaaaacctgcaaaagaggcagtgggacccctggacgacaagggaagaaaagggtacatcaaggaagataaacaaatcgcagacaaactaaattccttctttgcgtccgtctttacgaaggaggacacctcaacaatacctgaagaggagaaactgtttacaggagaaatagaggacagcctcaccacagtcgaagtgaacttagatcagatatactaccagatcgacaaacttaaaagtgacaaatccctggaccggatgaaattcacccgagagtcttgaaggaattgaagattgaaattggagagttattgcaaaaacttgcaaacctgtcaatcagaactggtcagataccagacgactggaggaaagcgaacgtcacgccaattttcaaaaaaggatcgagaggagaaccgggcaactatagacctgtgagtcttacgtctgtccccggcaagatgattgaatcactgatcaaggatagcatagttcagcacttggacacacacgacttgatgaaacccagtcaacatggattcaggaaagggaaatcgtgtctgacgaatttactccaattctttgagaccgtgaacaagcaaattgatagtggaaagccggtggacataatatacttggacttccagaaagcatttgacaaagttccacacgaaagacttctcaggaagctacaaagccatggcatagagggagatatacaaagatggataggcaaatggctggaaaaccgaaagcagagagtgggcataaatgggaagttctccgactgggagagagtgactagtggtgtgccccagggctcggtacttgggccgatcctttttaatatttatatcaatgacctggaaaatggaacatccagtgagatcatcaagtttgcagacgacacaaactctgccgggcaatcagatcgcaggaggacagcgatttgtgtcggttagaaaatgggcggagaaatggcagatgaagttcaacgtggagaaatgcaaggtaatgcatttaggcagtaaaaataaggaatacgagtacagaatgtcagatgcaactctggggaaaagtgaacaagaaagggatctgggtgtactgatagataggaccctgaagccgtcggcacaatgcgcggcagcggcaaataaggcaaatagaatgttgggcatgataaagaaaggaatctcgagtagatcggagaaagttataatgccgctttatagggcaatggtcagaccccacttggaatactgcgtccaacattggtctccctacctaaagaaggatataaaactgctggagagggtgcagagacgagcaactaaactagtgaagggtatggagaaactggaatatgaggatcgacttaaaacactgggattgttctcccttgagaaaaggagactgcgtggggatatgatcgagaccttcaaaatactgaaaggaattgacaaaatagagcagagaagattatttacaatgtccaatttgacacggacaagaggacatgaaatgaagctaagggggggcaagttcaggactaatgtcaggaagttctgcttcacacagagagtggttgacatctggaatactctcccaggggagattattgcggaatcgacagtcctaggcttcaaaagcaaactagatgcatatctccttgagagaggcatataaagatatggttggctataaaataagccaggtgaatacctagcagggcctccgcgtgtgcggatcgccggacttgatggaccgaaggtctgatccggagatggcgcttcttatgttcttatgttcttataagaattaTCCAAAGATGATGGTGTTGCTGAACTTCATATGTGGCCATTTAAGGTCTGCATTTTTATTTGAAATGAATTTGAAACCAAACTGATGGTTCAAAGCATGCTTCAAGACTTATTTGATGAGAATTGAAATCAGGATGGGACTCTAGATGAGCCTTCTTTTTCAGCTTTGCAGGAATATGTCTCACTGTTCAAGCCCTGAGTGAATCCTCTCCTTATCGCCCTGTGATTTATGAAGAAGCAGGAAGTGTtagaaggggaagagaagagtGCTTGTTGTCTGTGAGCCTTAAGTGGCAATTTCTTTCATTTGTGGAGATTTTCTTGTGATGAAGAGACAATTtgacaacaaaacaatacagttcAAAATTTAAACTTTCCTATAGAATTGTTGCTGGAAACTGCTTTGTTTTCAAGAAATAATCCAGTcccatccttcccaccccacaagcCAAAGTACAGGTTAGGCTGCATCCTGCAAGGTTTTCACTGCAGATAGAGAGCATGGGAAGTTGCAGTGTAAGACTCCCTCATCCACCACCCCTACAGAAAATTGAAGTTCCATTGAAAGATTTTTCCCAAATGCTATTGCACTAGTGCCCTCTACTGTCAGGATGTTTGAACTTTTTCCTCAGATATGTGTATCTCTAAGGATGCAGTAGAACctcactttttcttcttttcacttCCTTTGCAGATATTATCGAAACACACATGGCGTCATCATTGTCTATGATGTCACCAGCCCAGAATCCTTTGTGAATGTGAAGCGCTGGTTACATGAGATTGGGCAGAACTGTGATAATGTCTGTAAAATCCTGGGTGAGTTATCTGTGTGGTTTGTATACTCCAGTAGAAAACCTACCTACATAGTCTTAATACAAAACCTATCCACTCTTTCTCTTGCCTCTTCTCTCattctcttcccctcaccccaaGCCCCATATCTGACTGAGAGATTATCTCCCAGTATGCTCTATCTGGGGAAATTAATGCTGTTGTAACTCTGTCTCTGTCCTCACTTGAAAATAAGAATTTGTCGACATATTTGATGTTCAATGTTCTCTTTTCTGTTATTCTGaaaacaataaaacttattgaacttaaaaatgcTGCCTTCATGCTTTCTCTGTTTGACCTTATTTGATATTAAAATGTCTATTTCTGATCTCAGTAGGGAATAAGAATGATGACCCAACTCGGAAGCAAGTTGAGACTGCTGATGCAAAATGTTTCAGTGAACAGATGGGTGTGCGGCTCTTTGAAACCAGTGCAAAAGAAAACTTGAATGTAGAGGAGGTATGCGGGGAAAATGCAATTTGGGAGCTATGGAAAAAAAATAGATGATTTCCCCAGTTTCTCTTCAGCTGTTCCATTCCAGAATCTCTAGGATCTTGTGCTAACACTGATCAATCTTTTTTTGCCAGATGTTCAATGCCATCACCTTCATGGTACTGAAGGCCAAGAAGGACAATTTGGCACGGCTACACCAGCAAAACGAGGTGGTGAAAATCAACAAGCCAAAGAAAAAGCCACCCGTAAAGAAATGCTGCTGAGAGGAGTAGCCCCCCCACCAAAGATGCAAATACCAGAGGAAAGGAGTAACTGCCTTCATGCTGTGAACTTTACCATGGATATGCATATCTTGCTGGGGGAAGTGGGACATATTCTTTGAGCAGCCACAGTGGTTATTGCTGCTAAACTGGAGCCTAGACTACATGGGTGGACAATCACTGACTGCTTCTCTGATTCTTCCTTTGGCCTTTGTTCCTGGACAGAAGCAAAGAGGTTTAACCCTGTGAAAGTAGGAGATACAAATGTTTTGAGGGCGTGGCCTGGTTTTGTGGTAGAACAAGGCTACCTGTTGAGAAATGGAGAGGGGCCCCTCTGGGGGTCCATTGTTGACATTATTACTGTGATACAATTTCAGGAATCTCAGGGTCTGTCGGTTATTGGCTGAGATAGTGTCTTACGACAGGTCAAGATAACTACATGTAAAATGGATTAGATTATCAGAGCCATGCTGTTAGTTGAGATTGGAGTCATGTGGGGTTAACGACATAAAAATAGCTTTTGTTCATTACAGATAATCAAAAAGTAGCTCTTTCAAATCATAATTTCTTTTTAGTGCCTTATGTAACATTAGTTTCTCATTTTGAGAATTAAGAAATGCTACCATTGTTCCTCCTTCTTCCAGTTTCTCATGGTGTATAAAATAGGCGAACAGTTAAAATTACTACTAACAA
The nucleotide sequence above comes from Geotrypetes seraphini chromosome 5, aGeoSer1.1, whole genome shotgun sequence. Encoded proteins:
- the LOC117361148 gene encoding ras-related protein Rab-35-like, translating into MAAKDYDHLFKLLIIGDSGVGKSSLLLRFADNTFSGSYITTIGVDFKIRTLVINGERVKLQIWDTAGQERFRTITSTYYRNTHGVIIVYDVTSPESFVNVKRWLHEIGQNCDNVCKILVGNKNDDPTRKQVETADAKCFSEQMGVRLFETSAKENLNVEEMFNAITFMVLKAKKDNLARLHQQNEVVKINKPKKKPPVKKCC